A genomic segment from Microbulbifer elongatus encodes:
- the map gene encoding type I methionyl aminopeptidase gives MTNAVKTPEQIAKMRTAGRLAAEVLEMIGEYVVPGVTTEELDRRCHDYIVNEQEAIPACLGYRGFPKSICTSVNEVICHGIPSESKVLKKGDIINIDVTVIKDGWYGDTSKMYFVGKPAPHAQRLVKVTQECLYKAIEIVRPGTTLGDIGHVIQQHAEKNYYSVVKDFCGHGIGDVFHEDPQILHYGKPGTGQVLEEGMTFTIEPMINAGKPGSRVLRDGWTAVTVDRRLSAQWEHTMAVTSDGVEILTARKEESF, from the coding sequence ATGACCAATGCCGTAAAGACACCAGAGCAAATCGCCAAAATGCGCACCGCCGGCCGCCTCGCCGCCGAAGTGCTGGAAATGATTGGCGAATACGTAGTTCCCGGTGTCACCACGGAAGAGCTGGACCGCCGCTGCCATGACTACATCGTCAATGAGCAGGAGGCCATCCCCGCCTGCCTCGGTTACCGCGGTTTTCCGAAGTCCATCTGCACATCCGTCAACGAGGTGATCTGCCACGGCATTCCCTCTGAGTCCAAGGTGCTGAAGAAAGGCGACATCATCAATATCGACGTCACCGTGATCAAGGATGGCTGGTATGGCGACACCTCCAAAATGTACTTTGTCGGCAAGCCGGCACCACACGCCCAGCGCCTGGTCAAGGTAACCCAGGAATGTCTGTACAAGGCCATCGAGATCGTGCGCCCCGGCACCACACTGGGCGATATTGGCCACGTGATCCAGCAACACGCGGAAAAGAACTACTACTCGGTCGTCAAGGATTTCTGCGGTCACGGCATCGGCGATGTGTTCCACGAAGACCCGCAGATCCTCCACTACGGTAAACCAGGCACCGGACAGGTGCTGGAAGAAGGCATGACCTTCACCATCGAACCCATGATCAATGCGGGGAAACCGGGCAGCCGGGTACTGCGCGACGGCTGGACCGCCGTGACCGTAGATCGTCGCCTGTCCGCGCAATGGGAGCACACCATGGCGGTCACCAGTGACGGGGTGGAAATTCTCACCGCGCGCAAGGAAGAGTCATTCTGA
- the nth gene encoding endonuclease III: MLKQERVDYILHRLEALYPETPVPLDHFDAYSLLVAVLLSAQCTDERVNQITPALWELADNPYDMAKVPVEKIREVIRPCGLSPQKSKAIKKLSEILVNEYHGQVPENMAALETLPGVGHKTASVVMAQAFGHPAFPVDTHIHRLAQRWGLTSGKNVAQTEKDLKRVFPREKWNKLHLQIIFYGREYCSARGCDGTVCEICTTCYPARKHPKKTRKA; the protein is encoded by the coding sequence CTGCTCAAACAGGAACGCGTGGACTATATCCTCCACCGGCTGGAAGCGCTGTACCCGGAAACACCGGTACCTCTGGACCACTTCGATGCCTACTCTCTGCTGGTGGCGGTGCTGCTATCCGCCCAGTGCACCGACGAACGGGTTAACCAGATTACCCCGGCGCTGTGGGAACTTGCGGACAACCCCTACGACATGGCCAAGGTACCAGTGGAGAAAATCCGCGAAGTGATCCGCCCCTGTGGGCTGTCACCGCAAAAGTCCAAGGCGATTAAGAAGCTGTCGGAAATTCTGGTGAACGAATACCACGGTCAGGTACCGGAAAATATGGCAGCGCTGGAAACCCTGCCGGGGGTCGGCCACAAAACCGCCAGCGTGGTCATGGCACAGGCCTTTGGCCACCCGGCATTCCCGGTAGACACCCACATCCACCGACTGGCCCAGCGCTGGGGCCTCACGTCCGGCAAGAATGTGGCGCAAACGGAAAAAGACCTGAAGCGGGTTTTTCCGCGGGAAAAATGGAACAAGCTGCACCTGCAGATCATCTTCTATGGCCGCGAATACTGCTCGGCCCGGGGCTGTGACGGCACTGTGTGTGAGATCTGCACCACCTGCTATCCTGCGCGCAAACACCCCAAGAAAACCAGAAAAGCCTGA
- the dapC gene encoding succinyldiaminopimelate transaminase, which produces MNPNLQQLQPYPFAKLAKLKEGVEAPAALAPIALSIGEPKHAPPTFVRDELIDNLEKLAAYPLTKGLDALRETIANWLCNRFRLASLNADSEVIPVNGTREALFAFAQAVVAPGSKVVMPNPFYQIYEGAAFLAGASPYFVNCNAENSFKPDFASVPESVWQECSLLYLCTPGNPTGALLTSEDLQQLIALADKYDFIIASDECYSELYFDEANPPVGLLQACAELGRDDYRRCVVFHSLSKRSNLPGLRSGFVAGDGEILEKFLLYRTYHGCAMPVPTQYASVAAWQDEQHVIENRELYRQKFDAVLEVLDGCLEVQKPEASFYLWPRVGDGEAFARELFRQQHITVLPGAYLAREASGVNPGAEYVRMALVATLEECIEAAKRIRSFCGNNPL; this is translated from the coding sequence ATGAACCCGAATTTGCAACAGTTGCAGCCCTACCCGTTCGCCAAACTGGCGAAGCTGAAAGAGGGTGTCGAAGCACCGGCCGCACTGGCCCCCATCGCCCTATCGATCGGTGAGCCAAAGCACGCGCCGCCCACATTTGTACGCGATGAGCTGATCGACAATCTGGAAAAACTCGCCGCTTACCCGCTCACCAAAGGGCTCGACGCCTTGCGGGAGACCATCGCCAATTGGCTGTGCAACCGATTCAGACTCGCATCATTGAACGCCGACAGCGAAGTGATTCCTGTCAACGGTACTCGCGAAGCCCTGTTTGCCTTTGCCCAGGCAGTTGTGGCTCCGGGATCGAAGGTGGTGATGCCAAACCCCTTCTATCAGATTTACGAAGGGGCCGCGTTTCTCGCCGGCGCCTCGCCCTATTTCGTAAACTGCAATGCGGAAAACAGTTTCAAGCCCGACTTCGCGTCGGTGCCGGAAAGCGTGTGGCAGGAGTGCAGCCTGCTGTACCTCTGCACTCCGGGGAACCCCACCGGCGCGCTGTTGACGAGCGAAGACCTGCAACAACTGATCGCCCTGGCGGACAAATACGATTTCATCATCGCCTCCGACGAATGTTACTCGGAACTCTATTTCGATGAAGCCAATCCGCCTGTAGGCCTACTGCAAGCCTGCGCAGAACTCGGGCGCGATGACTACCGCCGCTGCGTGGTATTTCACAGCCTGTCCAAGCGCTCCAACCTGCCCGGCCTGCGCTCCGGATTTGTCGCCGGCGACGGTGAAATTCTGGAGAAATTTCTGCTGTACCGCACCTACCACGGCTGCGCCATGCCGGTACCGACGCAGTACGCCTCTGTTGCTGCGTGGCAGGATGAGCAGCATGTGATAGAAAACCGGGAACTGTACCGCCAGAAATTCGACGCGGTACTGGAAGTCCTCGACGGCTGCCTCGAGGTGCAAAAGCCCGAAGCGAGTTTTTACCTGTGGCCGCGCGTCGGTGACGGCGAGGCCTTCGCCCGCGAACTGTTCCGGCAGCAGCACATCACGGTGCTCCCCGGTGCTTACCTGGCCCGTGAGGCCAGCGGCGTAAACCCCGGCGCGGAGTATGTGCGCATGGCTCTGGTGGCCACTCTGGAGGAGTGTATCGAAGCGGCGAAGCGCATCCGCAGCTTTTGCGGAAATAATCCGTTGTAG
- a CDS encoding [protein-PII] uridylyltransferase: MNSMQLAQLPHFEKPLFFFDQSRFRRDLAEGARPTLEIFKDAVGAADTHMARRFSEGEDVRTLVYERALFVDCLLHYAWHQFQWPGSVSLLAVGGYGRGELHPKSDIDLLILTTEKPDATVVDNIERLVAFLWDLTLDIGHAVRTVDQCMEMAAEDITVATNLMECRTIVGNPALCDALAERMTPESLWPADQFFTAKYEEQEARHSKQQGAEYNLEPNIKNAPGGLRDIQTINWVAKRYFRVRTLKQLQGKGFFTEEEFAILQSGEDFLWRVRYGLHLLAGRPEERLLFDYQRELARDFGYKDNDTHLAVEQFMHTYYRIVMALRELNDVMLQFLDEVILQRGTHLPVTPINERFQLRGNTIEVAVTRTFTEHPPALLEIFVLMANNPEIHGVRASTIRLMREHRHLIDDQFRADAANARLFMQLLRSPRGLSTQLTRMTRYGILGRYLPEFGRVTGQMQHDLFHIYTVDAHTLQVVRNMRGFRSDEAWEKFPLAAEILSRMRKPELLYIAGLYHDIAKGRGGDHSKLGVIDADAFCRRHGLSARDRRLVCWLVEKHLLMSAVSQKQDITDPEVVHAFAAEVGDREHLDYLYALTVADINATNPDLWNSWRASLMRQLYQYTQRALRRGLENPIDRDEIYVETQAQARNMLRAMGVPSNAVEDIWSEMGEDYFVRESADSITWHTAAIYQLQKDPARDEDSDTVVLTRNSGPGEHDGATEVFVYTPDRPNVFAAVVTGLDMLNLNIHDARLYSSAGGYTLDTFYVLDESGQPLLDEPHRLEQIRNTLQKELKLVEDYSKVIKRRTPRRLKMFHLPSQAHISTEPGDTYSTLEITSADRPGLLARIARIFITHDLRLHNAKISTLGERVEDIFHITDADDQPLTDDSLIELLEQAICQELDAHQATLPPQP; the protein is encoded by the coding sequence ATGAATTCTATGCAGCTGGCGCAGTTACCGCATTTTGAAAAACCCCTGTTCTTCTTCGACCAGTCCCGGTTCCGGAGAGACCTGGCTGAGGGCGCCCGCCCCACCCTGGAGATATTCAAGGACGCGGTGGGCGCTGCAGACACGCATATGGCGCGTCGCTTCAGCGAGGGGGAAGACGTCCGCACTCTGGTCTACGAGCGCGCCCTTTTTGTGGACTGCCTGCTGCACTACGCCTGGCACCAGTTTCAGTGGCCCGGGTCCGTCAGCCTGCTGGCCGTGGGCGGCTACGGCCGCGGTGAGCTGCACCCCAAATCCGATATTGACCTGCTGATTCTCACCACTGAAAAGCCCGATGCGACCGTCGTCGACAATATCGAACGCCTGGTGGCCTTTCTCTGGGACCTGACACTCGACATCGGCCACGCGGTCCGCACCGTGGACCAGTGCATGGAAATGGCCGCGGAAGATATTACCGTCGCCACCAACCTGATGGAGTGCCGCACCATCGTCGGCAATCCCGCTCTGTGCGACGCGCTGGCCGAGCGTATGACGCCGGAGAGCCTGTGGCCCGCCGACCAGTTCTTCACGGCCAAATATGAAGAGCAGGAAGCCCGCCACAGTAAACAGCAGGGAGCCGAGTACAACCTCGAGCCCAATATCAAAAACGCCCCCGGCGGCCTGCGGGACATCCAGACGATCAATTGGGTGGCGAAACGCTATTTCCGGGTGCGCACGCTCAAGCAGCTACAGGGTAAAGGGTTCTTTACCGAGGAGGAGTTCGCCATCCTCCAGTCCGGCGAGGACTTCCTGTGGCGGGTGCGTTACGGACTGCACCTGCTGGCCGGGCGCCCGGAAGAGCGCCTGCTGTTCGATTACCAGCGGGAACTGGCACGGGATTTCGGCTACAAGGACAACGACACCCACCTTGCGGTAGAGCAGTTCATGCACACCTACTACCGCATAGTGATGGCCTTGCGGGAACTGAACGATGTGATGCTGCAATTCCTCGACGAGGTGATTCTGCAGCGGGGCACGCACCTGCCGGTGACACCGATCAACGAGCGCTTCCAACTGCGCGGCAACACGATTGAGGTAGCGGTCACCCGCACTTTTACCGAGCACCCCCCCGCCCTGCTGGAAATCTTTGTGCTGATGGCAAACAATCCGGAGATCCACGGCGTGCGTGCCTCCACCATCCGCCTGATGCGCGAACACCGCCACCTGATCGACGACCAGTTCCGCGCAGACGCGGCCAATGCGCGCCTGTTTATGCAACTGTTGCGCAGCCCCCGCGGCCTCTCCACGCAACTGACCCGGATGACCCGCTACGGCATCCTCGGCCGCTACCTGCCGGAGTTCGGCCGCGTCACCGGGCAGATGCAGCACGACCTCTTTCATATTTACACCGTGGACGCCCACACCCTGCAGGTCGTGCGCAATATGCGCGGCTTCCGCAGTGACGAGGCCTGGGAAAAATTCCCGCTGGCGGCAGAGATCCTGTCGCGGATGCGCAAACCGGAACTCCTGTATATCGCCGGCCTCTATCACGATATCGCCAAGGGGCGCGGTGGCGACCACTCCAAGCTCGGGGTGATCGACGCGGACGCCTTCTGCCGCCGCCACGGCCTGTCCGCCCGCGACCGCCGCTTGGTGTGCTGGCTGGTGGAGAAACACCTGCTGATGAGCGCGGTATCGCAGAAACAGGACATCACCGACCCGGAAGTGGTACATGCCTTCGCCGCCGAAGTGGGCGACCGCGAACACCTGGATTATCTGTACGCACTGACCGTGGCCGACATCAACGCCACCAACCCGGACCTGTGGAACAGCTGGCGCGCCAGCCTGATGCGCCAGCTGTATCAGTACACCCAGCGCGCCCTGCGCCGTGGTCTGGAGAACCCCATCGACCGCGATGAGATCTACGTGGAGACCCAGGCACAGGCGCGAAACATGCTGCGCGCCATGGGCGTGCCCAGCAACGCAGTGGAAGACATCTGGTCGGAAATGGGCGAAGACTACTTCGTGCGCGAAAGTGCCGACAGTATCACCTGGCACACTGCCGCCATCTATCAACTGCAGAAAGACCCGGCGCGGGACGAAGACAGCGATACAGTGGTGCTCACCCGCAACTCCGGTCCCGGTGAACACGACGGCGCTACCGAAGTGTTCGTCTACACCCCGGACAGACCCAATGTGTTTGCCGCGGTGGTCACCGGCCTCGACATGCTCAACCTGAATATTCACGACGCCCGCCTATACAGCTCCGCCGGGGGTTACACCCTGGATACCTTCTATGTACTGGACGAATCCGGGCAACCGCTGCTGGACGAGCCCCACCGCCTGGAACAGATCCGCAACACTCTGCAGAAAGAGCTGAAACTGGTGGAGGACTACTCCAAGGTAATCAAGCGACGTACTCCACGCCGTCTGAAAATGTTCCACCTGCCCAGCCAGGCCCATATCTCCACCGAGCCCGGCGACACTTACAGTACGCTGGAAATCACCAGTGCGGACCGCCCCGGGCTGCTCGCACGCATTGCGCGGATTTTTATTACCCACGACCTGCGCCTGCACAACGCGAAGATTTCCACCCTCGGGGAACGGGTGGAGGATATTTTCCATATCACCGATGCCGACGACCAGCCGCTGACCGACGACAGTCTGATCGAATTACTGGAACAGGCCATCTGTCAGGAACTGGACGCCCACCAGGCCACGCTGCCACCGCAGCCCTGA